A DNA window from Pontimonas salivibrio contains the following coding sequences:
- a CDS encoding ABC transporter ATP-binding protein: protein MSMQGVKGEDRGDLSRDESRQIRRRSISLLMDLLPPYRRQVLAIAGLIVASAAMQVAGPALIARGIDRGLPAVVEDNDFVPIVLIAGAFLLTGFGGALLLAAYTKKSIAFSQDIMADLRLRLFAHTQRLSMGFHETYTSGRIIARQTSDIATLGELLGGGLTNLVSGVLFMTFTTTALLTLDPESALPLVGAIIPIMAVTWWFSHASRREFRASRTHSARVIIQFVETMAGIRAVKAFRRESVNRDTYADKVEDYREATRRTIQVFGIYEPLLKVIGTFTVATLVLLGAFRVIEGTLEVGVLLAAVLYTRNFFTPIDSLAMFYNSFQSASAALEKISGVLEEAPDIADPANPAPFVAGPGTIRFDGVSFGYSDDVEVLPSFDLTIPGGQTVALVGATGAGKSSVAKLIARFYDPTSGTITLDGRDLKDISNRDLRRAIALVTQEAYLFSGSVSDNIRLGNPRADDAQVESAARAVGAHDFISALPEGYDTDVNKRGGRLSSGQRQLVSFARAFLADPRVLILDEATASLDIPSERLVQHGLKTLLADRTAIIIAHRLSTVAIADRVLVMDGGRIVEDGPTAELLSGTGRFATLHQAWRETLV, encoded by the coding sequence ATGAGCATGCAGGGGGTGAAGGGAGAGGACCGCGGTGATCTGAGCCGCGACGAAAGCCGGCAGATTAGACGCCGATCGATTTCCCTCCTGATGGATCTGCTTCCGCCCTATCGCCGCCAGGTGCTCGCCATCGCGGGGTTAATTGTGGCTAGCGCGGCGATGCAAGTGGCGGGGCCCGCACTGATTGCGCGTGGAATTGACCGGGGGCTTCCCGCCGTGGTCGAAGACAATGATTTTGTACCGATAGTCCTGATTGCCGGTGCTTTTCTCCTGACCGGCTTTGGCGGCGCGCTTCTTCTCGCGGCCTACACCAAGAAATCCATCGCGTTTAGCCAGGACATCATGGCCGACCTTCGGTTGCGACTTTTCGCGCACACCCAACGCTTAAGCATGGGCTTTCATGAGACCTACACTTCAGGGCGAATCATTGCCCGGCAAACAAGCGACATTGCCACGCTTGGGGAGCTCCTCGGTGGCGGGTTAACCAACCTTGTATCCGGTGTGCTGTTTATGACCTTTACCACGACAGCGCTACTCACCCTCGACCCCGAAAGCGCCCTGCCCTTGGTCGGCGCAATCATCCCCATCATGGCGGTCACCTGGTGGTTCTCCCACGCCTCCCGTCGAGAATTCCGGGCTTCGCGAACCCACTCCGCGAGAGTGATCATCCAGTTTGTGGAAACCATGGCCGGTATTCGAGCGGTCAAAGCCTTCCGCCGTGAGTCGGTGAATCGTGACACCTACGCGGACAAAGTCGAGGACTACCGGGAGGCAACCCGTCGCACCATCCAAGTATTTGGTATCTACGAACCCCTCCTGAAAGTCATCGGAACCTTCACCGTCGCCACACTGGTCCTGCTCGGAGCATTTCGGGTAATCGAAGGCACCCTCGAGGTGGGGGTCCTTTTGGCGGCAGTGTTGTACACGAGGAACTTTTTCACCCCAATCGACAGTCTCGCGATGTTTTATAACTCCTTTCAGTCAGCGTCGGCTGCTCTGGAAAAGATCTCCGGGGTCCTCGAGGAGGCCCCGGATATTGCTGACCCAGCCAATCCGGCGCCATTCGTGGCAGGGCCTGGCACCATACGATTCGATGGAGTGAGTTTTGGGTACTCCGATGACGTCGAAGTTCTGCCGTCTTTTGACCTGACGATTCCCGGCGGCCAAACGGTCGCGTTAGTGGGAGCCACGGGCGCGGGGAAGTCGAGTGTGGCAAAACTGATTGCCCGGTTCTACGACCCTACGTCCGGCACGATCACTCTCGACGGCAGGGACCTGAAAGACATCAGCAATCGTGACCTTCGTCGAGCCATCGCTCTGGTCACCCAAGAGGCTTACTTGTTCAGCGGTAGCGTGTCCGACAACATCCGTTTGGGTAATCCCCGAGCAGATGATGCCCAGGTTGAATCAGCCGCACGAGCGGTCGGCGCCCACGACTTCATTTCCGCTCTCCCCGAGGGCTACGACACCGATGTGAATAAAAGGGGCGGCCGACTGTCATCGGGGCAGAGACAACTCGTGTCTTTTGCCAGGGCATTTCTCGCCGACCCCCGTGTTCTGATACTCGATGAGGCCACCGCATCACTCGATATTCCGAGCGAACGGCTTGTGCAACACGGCCTAAAAACTCTCCTCGCGGACCGGACAGCAATCATCATCGCCCACCGACTCTCAACGGTGGCGATTGCTGACCGTGTCCTTGTGATGGACGGTGGCCGCATCGTCGAAGACGGGCCCACCGCAGAACTGCTCAGCGGAACAGGCCGATTTGCCACACTGCACCAGGCTTGGCGAGAAACCCTGGTCTAG
- a CDS encoding DoxX family protein: MNGVRTLARLALGAALLFAGLGHLTFGREEFQAQVPPWLPLNADFVVLASGVVEITLGVSLLVARRYRRQVGWITAAFFVAIFPGNISQYLTQTDAFGLDTDTARLTRLFFQPLLVLWALWATGALKKKPQVSQNSSTE, translated from the coding sequence ATGAACGGTGTCCGAACCCTCGCCCGCCTTGCCCTGGGCGCTGCCCTACTCTTCGCCGGATTGGGTCACCTCACCTTTGGGCGGGAAGAATTTCAGGCCCAAGTTCCCCCCTGGTTGCCCCTCAACGCTGATTTCGTCGTGCTGGCTTCTGGTGTCGTGGAAATCACTCTCGGGGTATCGCTCCTGGTCGCCAGGCGGTATCGACGCCAGGTGGGTTGGATCACCGCTGCGTTCTTTGTCGCCATCTTCCCGGGAAACATCTCGCAATACCTCACCCAAACCGACGCCTTCGGCCTCGACACTGACACTGCCCGGCTCACCCGTCTGTTCTTTCAGCCCCTGCTGGTTTTGTGGGCGCTCTGGGCTACAGGCGCGCTCAAGAAAAAGCCCCAGGTCTCGCAGAATTCCTCCACCGAGTAA
- a CDS encoding ABC transporter ATP-binding protein, producing MISSPSAPVGNPSVVRGLARVVRYARKELPLLVLGMGVALIASAFALAIPLTLEYVVDGPLSTGDPEAVWPAAGLVALLGLAEALFIYLRRVTVLTPGTKIDSNIRNDIYRHLQDLPVAFHDRWNSGQLLSRAQNDVSLIRRWMSFGLVMLVANAITIVLGTAILFSWSPLLAGVFVMCSLPMVFFGSRFRRGFEQLARDAQDQWGDVATLVEESVHGIRILKSFGRGDDAFESYSAYVQRGRELEVTKGTTQAKLGFWLTWIPDFALAVSLFVGVWLASVGDLSTGQLFAFFATAAVLAGPISSLGFLSALALEANSGLNRIFEVLDTPNPINTAVTPRTPQSRAGSLVFQDVHFRHQDAPADSPDLINGVSLELHPGETMALVGVTGSGKTTLTALPTRLYDVTGGRILLDGVDVRELDLVVLRTRIAMAFEDATLFSASIRDNVLFGRSDPVDPRSVEATAILDQALAIAEAEFVYSLPDGVDTVIGEQGLSLSGGQRQRIALARAIAAEPEVLVLDDPLSALDIETEARVEAALRKVLATTTALVVAHRPSTVMLADRVALLENGQITAVGTHTELLASSPSYRAVISSLDDTTESPSEATTQEANR from the coding sequence ATGATTTCTTCCCCCTCAGCCCCCGTGGGTAATCCAAGTGTTGTTCGAGGTTTAGCCCGGGTAGTCCGCTACGCACGAAAAGAACTACCCCTACTTGTCCTCGGTATGGGTGTTGCACTGATTGCCAGCGCATTTGCCCTCGCGATTCCGCTCACATTGGAATACGTGGTGGATGGCCCACTTTCCACCGGGGACCCTGAGGCGGTGTGGCCGGCAGCCGGCCTGGTCGCCCTTCTCGGCCTGGCAGAAGCATTGTTTATCTATCTGCGCAGAGTGACTGTGCTCACTCCGGGCACCAAGATTGACTCCAACATTCGAAACGACATCTACCGCCACCTCCAGGACCTTCCCGTTGCGTTCCACGACCGCTGGAACAGCGGCCAGTTGCTGTCCCGAGCGCAAAATGACGTGAGCCTGATTCGCCGCTGGATGTCGTTTGGCCTGGTGATGCTGGTGGCGAATGCCATCACCATCGTGTTGGGTACTGCAATCCTTTTTTCGTGGAGCCCACTCCTGGCCGGAGTGTTTGTTATGTGCTCTTTGCCGATGGTGTTCTTTGGCTCGCGTTTTCGGCGCGGCTTTGAACAGCTGGCCCGTGATGCCCAAGACCAGTGGGGCGATGTGGCAACCCTGGTGGAGGAGTCGGTTCATGGGATTCGCATCCTCAAATCCTTTGGCCGAGGCGACGACGCCTTCGAGTCTTATTCCGCCTACGTTCAGCGGGGTCGAGAGCTGGAGGTCACGAAAGGAACTACCCAAGCAAAGCTGGGGTTTTGGTTGACGTGGATCCCCGACTTCGCTCTCGCCGTGTCACTGTTCGTCGGTGTCTGGTTGGCGAGTGTCGGTGACCTCTCGACCGGGCAACTTTTCGCCTTCTTTGCCACGGCGGCCGTTCTTGCGGGTCCAATTTCTTCTCTCGGCTTTCTCTCCGCGCTGGCACTGGAAGCTAATAGTGGCTTGAACCGGATTTTTGAGGTGCTGGATACTCCCAATCCGATCAACACCGCAGTCACACCTCGCACTCCTCAGAGCCGCGCCGGCTCCTTAGTGTTCCAGGACGTTCACTTCCGACACCAGGACGCACCCGCTGACTCTCCAGACCTCATCAACGGTGTCTCCCTGGAGCTTCATCCCGGGGAAACCATGGCGCTTGTGGGAGTAACGGGGAGCGGCAAAACCACCCTGACAGCGCTACCCACGAGGCTGTATGACGTGACCGGCGGCCGGATACTCCTCGACGGCGTGGATGTTCGGGAGCTTGATCTGGTGGTGCTTCGCACCCGAATCGCCATGGCATTTGAGGATGCCACGCTCTTTTCCGCCAGCATCCGCGACAACGTGCTCTTTGGACGCTCAGACCCCGTCGACCCCCGCAGCGTCGAAGCAACCGCCATCCTCGACCAGGCTCTGGCCATCGCGGAGGCGGAATTTGTGTATTCCCTGCCCGATGGGGTGGACACGGTGATTGGCGAACAGGGGCTCAGCCTGTCTGGGGGGCAGCGCCAAAGGATTGCCCTGGCCAGGGCGATCGCGGCCGAACCGGAGGTTCTTGTCTTAGATGACCCCCTTTCCGCCCTCGACATCGAGACAGAGGCACGGGTGGAGGCCGCCCTTCGCAAAGTTCTTGCGACCACGACGGCCCTGGTGGTTGCTCACCGCCCCTCTACGGTCATGCTCGCTGACCGCGTCGCACTGCTCGAGAACGGCCAAATCACTGCTGTGGGAACCCACACCGAACTGCTGGCCTCCTCCCCCAGTTATCGAGCTGTCATCTCTTCACTCGACGACACCACAGAATCTCCCAGCGAGGCCACCACCCAGGAGGCCAACCGATGA
- a CDS encoding DEAD/DEAH box helicase: MNTHSFSSLGVPATIVAALTRAGIDSPFPIQIDTLPDTLAGKDVLGRGKTGSGKTLAFSIPLVARLSGELSGGSRRASRPLGLVLAPTRELATQITNAMRPLAEAVNLRVTTIFGGVSQTRQVQALREGVDIVVATPGRLEDLMGQGLLHLDAVEMTVLDEADHMADLGFLPVVTRILNATPNTGQRLLFSATLDNGVNKLVDRFLHNEVMHAVDEANSPVTHMTHHVFDTPSAESKKELLYALASGTGRRILFMRTKHHAKKLAKALTQAGIPAVDLHGNLSQPARDRNLAAFSDGSAKVLVATDVAARGVHVDNVDLVIHVDPPMEHKAYLHRSGRTARAGAEGDVITLCLPTQKSDLSTLLRKAGITVAPISVTSRSPEVLALVGEVAPYVKPMPAEHQHHGGAHRGKGTSTGANAQRNRARRGGTSQTARGRSTQTSRTTRTGGGRPNTDTRRSQQR, encoded by the coding sequence ATGAACACCCACAGTTTTTCCTCACTTGGCGTGCCCGCCACAATTGTCGCCGCCCTCACCCGGGCCGGTATCGACAGCCCCTTTCCCATACAGATCGACACCCTGCCCGACACCTTGGCCGGCAAAGATGTCTTGGGTCGGGGCAAAACAGGCTCTGGTAAGACCCTGGCCTTTTCCATTCCCCTTGTCGCAAGACTCTCCGGGGAACTCTCCGGAGGGAGCCGAAGGGCCAGTCGCCCACTGGGTCTCGTGTTGGCTCCCACCCGGGAACTGGCCACCCAAATCACCAATGCGATGCGGCCGCTTGCGGAAGCAGTCAACCTTCGAGTGACCACGATCTTTGGTGGAGTGTCCCAAACCCGCCAAGTTCAGGCCCTTCGCGAAGGCGTCGACATTGTGGTGGCCACACCAGGACGCTTAGAGGATTTGATGGGTCAAGGCCTGCTGCACTTAGACGCCGTTGAGATGACGGTGTTGGATGAGGCCGACCACATGGCTGACCTTGGCTTCCTGCCCGTAGTGACCAGGATCTTAAACGCCACACCCAATACAGGCCAGCGATTGCTGTTCTCAGCAACCCTCGATAACGGGGTCAACAAGCTCGTTGATCGTTTTTTGCACAACGAAGTGATGCACGCGGTGGATGAGGCGAACTCCCCCGTTACCCACATGACCCACCACGTGTTCGACACCCCCAGCGCAGAATCAAAAAAGGAACTGCTTTATGCTCTCGCCTCCGGCACAGGGCGAAGGATCCTGTTCATGCGGACTAAACACCATGCCAAAAAGCTCGCTAAAGCACTCACCCAAGCGGGAATCCCCGCCGTTGACCTCCATGGCAACCTGTCCCAACCCGCCAGAGATCGAAACCTCGCGGCCTTCAGTGACGGATCCGCCAAAGTTCTCGTGGCCACAGATGTTGCCGCCAGAGGTGTTCACGTGGACAACGTGGATTTGGTCATTCACGTCGACCCTCCGATGGAACACAAAGCGTATTTGCACCGCTCCGGGCGGACGGCTCGTGCCGGGGCCGAGGGTGATGTCATCACACTGTGTCTGCCCACCCAGAAAAGTGACCTGAGCACTTTGCTGAGAAAAGCCGGCATTACTGTGGCCCCCATCAGTGTCACGTCACGGTCACCAGAAGTGCTCGCCCTTGTGGGTGAGGTTGCACCGTATGTGAAGCCCATGCCCGCAGAACACCAACATCACGGTGGAGCACACCGAGGTAAGGGCACCTCCACTGGCGCTAACGCGCAACGCAACAGAGCTCGTCGTGGTGGGACGAGCCAAACAGCTCGCGGCCGCAGTACTCAGACGAGTCGAACTACTCGCACTGGGGGTGGCCGGCCGAACACCGACACCCGGCGCTCACAACAGCGCTAA